The proteins below are encoded in one region of Sulfitobacter sp. SK012:
- a CDS encoding glycosyltransferase family 2 protein produces MLPFAPHGDARLAYRADFRHDRYCNLSLFDLSRRNILFHLSLRADTGTAVVNRRKGEVWAREQHRNVAMPDSGVNVVLEFKGPSLSVQIDGTEAFRFANRFTRPFPGMRGAGYADFYGGLLGPTLEMDVRVADALGDGPALRLDQRLMLRGVQPADQQLALGLPDMPLPLKLITETIGAEQHLRSIIPGRIWQAISPDAPLTVYVGGTSLTITRAALAARITTMLEDGPELKTDALAAAQVIEHVRFAGLMPILTQGARAKLVRLAHGMKLDGFLSQDTTTSAPLPSPPAPEHDAKTEARFRAEHDALSAFVSNATSPFGAYLAANAPPKGQLRKACLALTELACNTPDPTSLRDLSAAAKTLGLGKMPDLTFPWEVSALLPWRWLEGDHAGLPTLINRLTENSDDWIMTPPLAWVMQRVAAEDVPFDTAPLINAYAAFLEAQSTSYWGRSNCAALIDATADLLAARDRFEPDTAQQIETLCLKVYALTPAFWSALAAREPELSPALIHARDAFAALQSGAPTQRHLDSLAKTDCIDLPRFRRDFAVPTQTITGEAALRHLAHPETPEDAAQDTSLTTAARECMPSLYAETSINADAAKTEVTTRAAQTLLDDPSQTHLLDYVKQLNGMPDEALASGLNLSVVAALLQGNHHAEANALWQETPDSPLQTDQPALEHAQALLTRSGNDPLAKEALKRWSHQAASLPATAMLSAGLGLHNTVVTVFSCEAHLDTRIPQMRRGWLSDLAAIGVPYVIIIGGGTDPKGVLAGDVLRLQAADDYEGLPEKTLAAVRWVHEQTQFGHLYKVDDDCFVNVPTLFDGLPHLKFDYYGRPLILAPGQMDRGWHVAKSTSPRGRLELDKSPEPSRYADGGSGYMLSRRAMGAALSALETPQGQALLQSSFMEDKLLGDLLSLKGISVEGEDYLITVRRREASGGIAVPRWVNGFDASQTAPVKLVHLDDPAAQDAAYARLKTPILRPAKIWPSFQNATLGPHSNALEMISPPDRLDLARNASVAVVACVRNEMFMLPHFLAHYRSLGVKSFLIADNCSDDGTLEYLAEQPDVALFTVDTEYSRSYYGVAWQQALISNFRVGKWSLMADADELLVWQHPQRQSLPDLLAEDDFADADAVRIFMLDMYPRGPLAAADFTNGDPFSDCGFTENQPFLTNATSRGPFSNSRTWTSAVRHRLIPGSRPELFVAQKLALLRYQPWMRPTAGLHYVGGTKPADRELLFAHFKYNADFRRKALAEVARGQHFNDAEEYRKYLAVVSEGRDVIYENGISVPWTDSDFVRARLTRQD; encoded by the coding sequence ATGCTACCATTCGCACCCCACGGCGACGCTCGCCTTGCCTACCGTGCGGACTTCCGGCACGACCGTTACTGCAATTTGTCGCTTTTTGACCTCAGCCGACGCAACATTCTGTTTCACCTCTCATTGCGTGCCGATACCGGGACGGCTGTTGTCAATCGCCGCAAAGGCGAAGTCTGGGCACGCGAACAGCACCGCAATGTTGCCATGCCCGACAGCGGTGTGAATGTGGTCCTTGAATTTAAAGGACCAAGCCTGAGTGTCCAAATTGATGGCACCGAGGCATTTCGTTTTGCAAACCGCTTCACCCGGCCTTTCCCCGGCATGCGTGGTGCGGGGTATGCAGATTTCTACGGCGGTCTGTTGGGTCCCACGCTTGAGATGGATGTACGCGTCGCTGACGCTTTGGGGGATGGCCCCGCGCTGCGGCTCGACCAACGCCTGATGCTACGCGGGGTGCAACCTGCGGATCAACAGTTGGCTCTTGGCTTGCCCGATATGCCGTTACCACTCAAACTCATCACAGAAACGATCGGTGCGGAACAACACCTTCGCAGCATTATCCCCGGACGCATCTGGCAAGCGATCTCCCCGGATGCACCACTAACGGTGTACGTCGGTGGGACTTCCCTCACGATCACCCGCGCAGCCCTTGCTGCGCGGATCACCACGATGCTTGAGGACGGGCCTGAGCTGAAGACGGACGCGTTGGCCGCAGCGCAGGTGATTGAGCATGTCCGGTTTGCGGGTTTGATGCCCATCCTCACACAGGGCGCGCGCGCTAAGCTTGTTCGGCTAGCACACGGCATGAAGCTGGATGGTTTTTTATCGCAAGATACCACCACGAGCGCACCGCTGCCCTCGCCACCAGCGCCGGAACATGATGCCAAGACCGAGGCGCGCTTCCGCGCTGAACACGACGCCCTCAGCGCTTTCGTCAGCAATGCCACGTCGCCGTTTGGCGCTTATCTGGCCGCCAATGCCCCCCCAAAGGGACAGCTTCGCAAAGCCTGCCTCGCCCTGACAGAACTTGCCTGCAACACGCCCGATCCAACCTCGCTTCGCGATCTGTCCGCTGCAGCAAAGACGTTGGGTTTAGGAAAAATGCCAGATCTTACCTTCCCATGGGAAGTTTCTGCCCTGCTGCCTTGGCGTTGGCTTGAAGGTGATCACGCCGGCCTGCCTACGCTCATCAACCGGCTGACTGAAAATAGTGACGATTGGATCATGACGCCGCCGCTGGCGTGGGTCATGCAACGGGTGGCAGCAGAGGATGTTCCTTTTGATACTGCGCCGTTGATCAACGCCTATGCAGCATTTCTTGAAGCTCAATCCACCAGCTATTGGGGCCGCAGCAATTGCGCCGCCCTTATTGACGCGACCGCCGACTTGCTTGCTGCGCGGGACCGTTTTGAACCTGACACTGCCCAGCAAATCGAGACACTGTGTCTGAAGGTCTACGCACTGACCCCTGCGTTTTGGTCTGCATTGGCGGCACGAGAGCCAGAGCTGTCCCCCGCGTTGATCCATGCTCGCGACGCATTTGCAGCGCTACAATCGGGCGCACCAACCCAACGCCACCTAGACTCACTCGCAAAAACCGACTGCATCGATCTGCCCCGCTTTCGTCGCGACTTTGCTGTTCCCACTCAAACAATCACTGGCGAAGCAGCACTCCGCCATCTGGCTCATCCTGAAACGCCCGAAGACGCAGCACAGGACACTTCACTAACAACAGCCGCGCGGGAGTGCATGCCATCGCTCTATGCGGAGACTTCTATCAACGCCGATGCCGCAAAAACAGAAGTGACGACCCGCGCGGCCCAAACCTTGTTAGATGATCCATCACAAACGCACCTGTTGGATTACGTCAAACAACTTAACGGAATGCCCGATGAAGCGCTTGCTTCAGGTCTGAATTTGTCGGTAGTGGCAGCGCTTTTACAAGGCAACCACCACGCCGAAGCAAACGCGCTCTGGCAAGAAACGCCCGATAGCCCACTCCAAACCGACCAACCGGCCCTCGAGCATGCGCAAGCCCTGCTGACCCGATCGGGGAACGATCCACTGGCAAAAGAGGCCCTCAAGCGTTGGTCGCATCAAGCTGCTTCTCTTCCCGCCACCGCGATGCTTTCTGCGGGCCTGGGCCTTCACAACACGGTCGTCACAGTATTTTCCTGCGAGGCCCATCTGGACACCCGCATTCCGCAAATGCGGCGCGGCTGGTTGAGTGATCTGGCCGCGATTGGCGTGCCCTATGTTATCATCATTGGCGGCGGCACAGATCCCAAAGGTGTGCTTGCGGGTGATGTGCTAAGACTGCAGGCGGCGGATGACTATGAGGGGCTGCCGGAAAAGACACTTGCGGCTGTGCGCTGGGTACACGAGCAGACTCAATTCGGGCATCTCTACAAAGTAGACGACGATTGCTTTGTGAATGTGCCCACGCTTTTCGATGGGCTGCCCCATCTCAAGTTCGATTATTATGGCCGCCCGTTGATCCTTGCACCGGGACAAATGGACCGCGGTTGGCATGTAGCGAAATCCACCAGCCCGCGTGGGCGGCTTGAGTTGGATAAATCACCCGAGCCGTCGCGCTATGCCGATGGTGGTTCAGGCTATATGCTCAGCCGTCGCGCCATGGGGGCCGCTTTGAGCGCGCTTGAAACGCCCCAAGGTCAGGCCCTGTTGCAAAGCTCGTTTATGGAAGACAAACTTTTGGGCGATTTGCTCTCGCTCAAAGGGATCTCAGTTGAGGGCGAAGATTACCTTATCACCGTACGCCGCCGCGAAGCGTCTGGGGGGATTGCAGTGCCGCGCTGGGTCAATGGGTTTGACGCCAGTCAAACCGCGCCAGTTAAACTTGTTCACCTTGACGACCCAGCAGCGCAGGACGCAGCCTACGCACGGCTTAAAACGCCCATTCTGCGGCCTGCAAAAATTTGGCCAAGCTTTCAGAATGCCACGCTGGGTCCCCATTCCAACGCGCTTGAGATGATCTCGCCTCCCGACCGTTTGGATTTGGCACGCAATGCTTCTGTCGCCGTCGTGGCCTGTGTGCGCAACGAGATGTTCATGCTCCCGCATTTTCTTGCCCATTACCGTAGCCTTGGGGTCAAGAGTTTTCTCATTGCCGATAATTGCTCGGATGATGGCACGCTCGAATATTTAGCTGAACAGCCCGATGTCGCGCTGTTCACTGTCGATACCGAATATAGCCGCTCGTATTACGGCGTGGCATGGCAGCAGGCGCTAATTTCCAACTTTCGGGTTGGGAAATGGAGCTTGATGGCCGATGCCGATGAGCTGTTGGTTTGGCAACATCCCCAGCGACAATCTCTGCCCGATTTGCTTGCGGAAGACGACTTTGCAGATGCAGATGCAGTGCGGATTTTCATGCTGGACATGTACCCGCGAGGGCCGCTCGCGGCAGCAGATTTTACCAACGGTGATCCTTTTTCCGATTGCGGCTTCACCGAAAACCAACCGTTCCTCACTAACGCCACCAGTCGAGGCCCATTTTCGAACAGTCGCACTTGGACAAGTGCTGTTCGCCACCGCTTGATCCCTGGGTCGCGGCCCGAATTGTTTGTCGCACAAAAATTGGCCCTGCTGCGCTATCAGCCGTGGATGCGCCCTACGGCGGGACTACATTACGTTGGGGGCACAAAGCCTGCTGACCGCGAACTTCTGTTTGCGCATTTCAAATATAACGCTGATTTTCGCCGCAAAGCGCTCGCTGAAGTCGCACGCGGCCAGCATTTCAACGACGCCGAAGAGTACCGAAAATACCTCGCCGTGGTTAGCGAAGGCCGCGATGTGATTTATGAAAATGGTATATCTGTGCCGTGGACCGACAGCGACTTCGTACGCGCAAGGCTAACGCGTCAGGACTGA
- a CDS encoding ABC transporter permease, translating to MTYSPQDIEPAQRPANAFGGGRNMRFASFRCISALILREMSTRYGRSPGGYVWAILEPLGAILVLAMGFSLLLRTPSLGTSFLLFYATGYLPFQLYSNLASLIARSINFSRALLSYPAVSWLDTVLARFLLNSMTSVLVAYILLAGILFFTDARTTLEVTPIIWSMGLAMLLGLGMGTLNCVVGGLWPVWDTIWGIAMRPLMIASGVLFLYEDLPTAAQNILWYNPLMHVTGLMRQGFYPTYTASYVSEIFVLMTGVASLTLGLILMRRYHRALLER from the coding sequence ATGACATATTCACCGCAAGATATTGAACCAGCCCAACGCCCCGCTAACGCGTTTGGCGGCGGGCGTAACATGCGCTTCGCCTCGTTTCGCTGCATATCGGCGCTGATCCTGCGCGAGATGTCGACGCGCTACGGCCGATCACCGGGTGGCTATGTCTGGGCAATCCTGGAGCCTTTGGGCGCAATCCTCGTGCTGGCCATGGGATTTTCACTTCTGTTGCGCACGCCGTCGCTTGGCACCAGTTTTTTGCTGTTCTACGCTACGGGTTACTTGCCGTTTCAGCTTTACTCAAACCTGGCGAGCCTGATTGCACGCTCAATCAATTTCTCACGTGCGTTGCTTTCTTATCCAGCGGTCAGCTGGCTCGACACGGTGCTGGCGCGGTTTTTGCTCAACAGTATGACCTCGGTGCTCGTCGCCTATATCTTGCTGGCCGGAATCTTATTCTTTACCGATGCCCGCACTACTCTGGAGGTCACACCAATTATTTGGTCCATGGGTCTTGCGATGCTCTTGGGCCTTGGCATGGGCACACTTAACTGCGTTGTTGGCGGGCTCTGGCCCGTCTGGGACACGATCTGGGGCATCGCAATGCGTCCGCTGATGATTGCGTCGGGGGTATTATTTCTTTACGAAGATCTACCTACCGCGGCTCAAAATATCCTGTGGTACAATCCACTTATGCATGTCACCGGACTGATGCGGCAGGGGTTTTACCCGACTTACACAGCGTCCTACGTCAGCGAGATATTCGTACTGATGACCGGGGTCGCGTCCCTCACTTTGGGTTTGATCTTGATGCGTCGCTATCACCGGGCTTTGCTGGAACGCTAG
- a CDS encoding ABC transporter ATP-binding protein: MIRFENLSKTYWVRGVPKMVINDLNLTLPTGKSLALLGRNGAGKSTLLSMIAGNLRPTAGRIVSDGTISWPVGFGGSFHPDLTGAQNIRFIARIYGVDTDSLIVFVRHFAELGPHFYMPVRSYSSGMRSRLVFGASMGIRFDTYLVDEVTAVGDASFKRKSRAVFVDRMKTSSAILVSHDMGQVRQFCEAGLVLEQGRIQYFDDLDQAIDLHERLMS, from the coding sequence ATGATCCGTTTTGAGAACCTCTCAAAGACCTATTGGGTGCGCGGTGTGCCCAAAATGGTCATCAACGATCTGAATTTGACGCTGCCGACGGGAAAATCGCTCGCCCTTCTGGGTCGAAACGGGGCTGGAAAATCTACGCTGCTGTCAATGATTGCTGGGAATCTGCGGCCAACGGCAGGGCGGATTGTTTCGGATGGCACAATTTCATGGCCCGTCGGATTCGGCGGATCATTTCACCCTGATTTGACTGGCGCGCAGAACATCCGATTTATTGCACGCATCTACGGTGTAGACACCGACAGCCTGATCGTATTTGTGCGCCATTTTGCCGAATTAGGACCGCATTTTTACATGCCGGTGCGTAGCTACTCGTCGGGCATGCGCTCGCGGTTGGTGTTTGGTGCGTCGATGGGTATTCGTTTTGACACCTATCTGGTGGACGAGGTGACTGCGGTGGGGGATGCATCGTTCAAACGCAAAAGCCGCGCGGTCTTTGTGGACCGTATGAAGACGTCTTCCGCCATTTTGGTTAGCCACGACATGGGCCAAGTTCGCCAGTTTTGCGAAGCCGGTTTGGTACTGGAACAAGGGCGTATTCAGTATTTTGATGATTTGGATCAGGCAATTGATCTGCACGAAAGGTTGATGTCCTGA
- a CDS encoding glycosyltransferase family 2 protein: MSQPPVISVIVPVYNVEDHVAACIQSLRDQSHTDFEVIVVDDGATDDSYGAAVVAIDGDPRFGILRQTNGGLSAARNAGLAVAQGQFIAFVDSDDVVAPDYLSLLLTALTSTGADWAACGVRSVYPGGGHTDHSAIHSSPKLDEAAPQTPHLMPLKTWAQVIDHFPSAWNKLYRAKLIKGLRFDEGTLFEDHAFFHQAACRTQTIAHVPAPLYLQTRERAGQITGEDSPRIFDQFDVLERLSLLMNADKPGGVPAYGALASRLLYERLSVIRDPDRRAAFLAEAAKLLKHHNLRYLPDWDAGVGASAGLELASKVPLSIVIPWDGDADALRATLASLAAAQPCGAQIIVSCDRVDVGKAQSVIDELPTLIVTVVSSNTPGAGAARMSGLAQAIGTYAIFLDAGDLLAPSAQLQMLNSVLHHSADLGLAPMRIGTGPDAGIHNGFHDIADLPPKSDKPQIIEMTADIALSLYCHPSAKIISRNLITQATLKFGNGPLADWSFFHRAALRAGRVLHLAHADVTISQRTEDRRQWLAPIAPAALARAVADASTDLPSGAEHRLLGRALWEKLFHTSMNKAGKVCFLLQAARVISKLPPFPEGARLDPYIGKRLTRLMQASGRSQWVCISRALGR, from the coding sequence ATGAGCCAGCCTCCCGTCATCAGCGTCATCGTCCCGGTCTATAATGTCGAAGACCATGTCGCCGCCTGCATCCAAAGCCTGCGCGATCAAAGCCACACCGATTTCGAGGTCATCGTGGTCGATGATGGGGCCACAGATGACAGCTACGGTGCCGCTGTTGTGGCGATTGATGGCGATCCGCGCTTTGGCATTTTGCGGCAAACAAATGGAGGCCTTTCAGCCGCACGCAATGCCGGTCTCGCCGTTGCCCAGGGGCAATTCATCGCCTTTGTTGACAGCGATGATGTGGTCGCACCTGACTATCTATCGCTTTTGCTGACGGCCTTAACCAGCACAGGTGCCGATTGGGCGGCATGCGGCGTGCGATCGGTTTATCCCGGTGGTGGCCATACAGATCACTCTGCCATCCACTCGTCACCGAAACTTGACGAGGCAGCACCCCAAACACCGCATCTCATGCCCCTTAAGACTTGGGCGCAGGTGATCGATCATTTCCCGTCGGCTTGGAATAAACTCTACCGCGCCAAGTTGATCAAAGGACTGCGCTTTGACGAAGGCACATTATTTGAGGATCACGCATTCTTCCACCAAGCAGCATGCCGCACCCAAACCATTGCCCATGTGCCCGCGCCGCTCTATTTGCAGACCCGCGAGCGTGCCGGCCAGATCACCGGGGAGGATTCCCCGCGTATTTTCGACCAGTTTGATGTATTGGAACGTCTTTCGCTTTTGATGAACGCCGATAAGCCCGGCGGGGTTCCCGCCTACGGCGCTCTGGCCAGTCGGTTGCTTTATGAACGGCTCAGCGTGATCCGCGACCCCGATCGGCGCGCGGCGTTCCTTGCCGAAGCAGCCAAGTTGCTCAAGCATCATAATCTGCGCTATTTGCCCGATTGGGACGCTGGTGTTGGTGCTTCGGCAGGGCTTGAGCTGGCCTCAAAAGTACCGCTGAGCATCGTGATACCGTGGGACGGAGACGCGGACGCCCTGCGCGCCACGCTTGCCTCGCTCGCGGCAGCACAGCCCTGCGGCGCACAGATTATCGTGTCATGTGATCGCGTCGATGTTGGTAAGGCACAGTCTGTTATCGACGAGCTGCCCACCCTGATCGTCACGGTAGTCTCAAGCAACACGCCCGGTGCCGGTGCTGCCCGCATGTCCGGGCTGGCGCAAGCCATCGGGACGTATGCGATTTTTCTCGACGCTGGTGATCTGCTGGCACCCAGTGCTCAGCTGCAAATGCTCAACTCGGTGCTGCACCACAGCGCTGATCTGGGCCTAGCTCCCATGCGCATCGGAACCGGACCCGACGCTGGGATTCACAACGGATTTCACGACATAGCTGATTTGCCTCCTAAGTCTGACAAACCGCAGATTATTGAGATGACTGCAGACATCGCCCTGTCGCTTTACTGCCACCCCTCAGCCAAGATCATCTCTCGCAATCTCATCACACAGGCCACCCTAAAATTCGGGAACGGCCCCCTCGCGGATTGGTCCTTTTTCCACCGCGCCGCCTTGCGCGCGGGCCGCGTCCTGCACTTGGCGCATGCCGATGTCACAATCAGCCAGCGCACTGAAGACCGGCGACAATGGCTCGCGCCGATTGCGCCTGCAGCTTTGGCGCGTGCCGTGGCAGATGCTTCAACTGACCTACCGTCCGGCGCAGAGCACCGGCTGCTAGGCCGGGCATTGTGGGAAAAACTGTTTCACACCTCGATGAACAAAGCCGGCAAGGTCTGTTTCTTGTTGCAGGCGGCACGTGTCATCTCAAAGCTGCCCCCCTTCCCTGAAGGTGCCCGATTGGATCCCTATATCGGCAAGCGATTGACCCGATTGATGCAAGCGTCAGGGCGGTCACAGTGGGTTTGCATCAGCCGCGCGCTTGGGCGATAA
- a CDS encoding glycosyltransferase, with amino-acid sequence MRILYYNWVDYLDDEARGGGVSVYQRNVMRAWDKERGVQATFLCAGLSFDLKGNVPRWEKLRHGPDENRANRYEIVNSAVLASGHSSYGDPAQISDAATEDVVADFILETGPYDVVHFNNLEGLPVDVLRLKLQFPKTKFILSLHNYYPICPQVNLWQREEVSCADFESGRACVNCLPVVQNPRHLRLANALAYRLKSAGIRPGSRLFSFGFRNMMRVGSRASRLLAKLRPKTSRVAPDQAPHFAARRPAMIDAINANCDVVLAVSDRVGQIAADYGIRPDILHTSYIGTAHAAYFEATKPAQSLLAKDGTVRVAYLGYMRADKGFPFLLSALENLDDADAARLHLVVAARQGSPDLMHRMMALEPRLASLTHLDGYTADGLDDLLEGVDLGLIPVMWEDNLPQVAIEMHARHIPLLTSDMGGASELGGGTALVHRAGDVGDFDARIADVLQDRVDLDAYWADALAPVSMDGHIADLKRYYQS; translated from the coding sequence ATGCGCATTCTTTACTATAACTGGGTCGATTACCTGGATGATGAAGCACGTGGTGGCGGCGTCAGCGTCTATCAGCGCAATGTAATGCGTGCGTGGGACAAGGAACGCGGGGTGCAGGCTACGTTCCTCTGTGCCGGGTTGTCCTTTGATCTAAAAGGCAACGTGCCGCGCTGGGAGAAACTCCGTCACGGCCCTGACGAGAACCGTGCAAATCGCTATGAAATCGTAAATTCTGCCGTTTTGGCTTCGGGTCATTCTTCATATGGTGATCCCGCGCAGATAAGTGATGCGGCGACCGAAGATGTGGTTGCGGACTTCATACTTGAGACGGGACCCTATGATGTTGTTCATTTCAACAACCTCGAGGGGCTGCCAGTGGATGTGCTGCGTCTGAAGCTGCAATTTCCAAAGACGAAATTCATCTTGTCGCTGCACAACTACTATCCGATTTGCCCGCAAGTAAACCTGTGGCAGCGAGAGGAGGTCTCGTGCGCCGATTTTGAAAGCGGGCGTGCGTGTGTCAACTGCCTGCCCGTAGTTCAGAACCCCCGCCATTTGCGATTGGCCAATGCGCTGGCGTATCGATTGAAATCTGCGGGTATCCGGCCGGGATCGCGCCTGTTCAGTTTTGGGTTCAGGAACATGATGCGGGTGGGCTCACGGGCATCTCGTCTATTGGCCAAACTGCGGCCTAAGACTTCACGCGTCGCACCCGATCAAGCTCCGCATTTTGCCGCACGGCGGCCTGCAATGATCGACGCCATCAACGCCAATTGCGATGTGGTGCTGGCAGTGTCAGACCGCGTAGGCCAGATCGCAGCGGATTACGGCATTCGCCCTGATATCTTGCACACCAGCTATATCGGCACCGCCCATGCCGCGTATTTTGAGGCCACAAAGCCCGCTCAGTCGCTACTGGCGAAAGACGGCACGGTGCGGGTCGCATATCTGGGATACATGCGGGCGGATAAGGGTTTTCCATTTCTTCTGAGCGCTTTAGAGAATTTGGATGACGCGGATGCCGCCCGCTTGCATTTAGTGGTCGCAGCGCGGCAAGGCAGCCCTGATCTGATGCACCGAATGATGGCGTTGGAGCCGCGATTGGCGAGCCTAACGCATCTGGACGGCTACACTGCGGATGGGCTTGATGATTTGCTAGAGGGCGTTGATCTGGGGCTGATCCCGGTCATGTGGGAGGACAACCTGCCGCAAGTCGCCATTGAAATGCATGCGCGGCACATCCCTTTGCTGACCTCCGACATGGGCGGCGCGTCTGAGCTTGGGGGAGGCACCGCATTGGTACACCGCGCTGGTGACGTGGGTGATTTTGATGCGCGGATTGCGGATGTTTTGCAAGACCGTGTTGATCTGGATGCTTACTGGGCTGATGCGCTTGCCCCGGTGTCAATGGATGGGCATATCGCGGATCTCAAGCGCTACTATCAGTCCTGA
- a CDS encoding sugar transporter, which produces MPEDNTAPRPTPQSPQEAAAEAARAPAAPAVPATHRTGTQPVVQSVRQPAVRKKPPPGGQVPTVNIRPLAVPATMRKRHWKLLASFLGLVVIPLTLVILYLSIYAEDQYASTTGFTVRQDEGGGASELLGGLSAIVGGSSGGADSEILYEFIQSQEMVNIVQDRLDVRGHYAQNWPNDWVFAIWPDATAEDMKWYWQRIVRISLDSSSGLMEVRVLAYDPQLAQDIAKEIVRESQDRINSLNAQARDDAMSYAISDLNLAVDRLKQAREDLTRFRTRTQIVDPAADIQGRMGVMNNLQQQLAESLIEYDLLLETTKSSDPRIVQALRRTQVIRERISSERDTFSSDDTANGGVGEDYPSLIAEFESLSVDREFAEQTYGAALAALDLARNNAQRQSMYLATYIQPTLAQTSEYPSRWGLVAMAAFFLLLSWAIMALIFYSLRDRN; this is translated from the coding sequence ATGCCTGAAGATAACACAGCCCCTCGTCCGACACCGCAAAGCCCGCAAGAGGCCGCAGCCGAAGCGGCACGCGCGCCTGCGGCCCCTGCGGTTCCTGCTACGCATCGGACTGGAACACAGCCCGTGGTGCAATCCGTGCGACAACCTGCCGTCCGAAAAAAACCGCCTCCCGGTGGTCAAGTGCCTACAGTGAACATTCGTCCGCTGGCCGTACCTGCCACGATGCGCAAGCGGCATTGGAAGCTTTTGGCCAGCTTTTTGGGGCTGGTCGTCATCCCGCTCACGCTGGTTATCCTATACCTCTCGATTTATGCGGAGGATCAATACGCTTCGACGACTGGCTTTACTGTGCGACAAGACGAAGGCGGCGGGGCGTCGGAATTGCTTGGCGGGCTTTCGGCGATCGTCGGGGGTAGTTCCGGGGGGGCGGACAGCGAGATTTTGTATGAGTTCATACAAAGCCAAGAAATGGTCAATATCGTGCAGGATCGGCTGGATGTCCGTGGGCACTATGCCCAAAATTGGCCGAACGACTGGGTCTTTGCGATCTGGCCTGATGCGACGGCAGAGGACATGAAATGGTACTGGCAACGGATTGTGCGCATCTCCCTCGACAGTTCTTCGGGGCTTATGGAAGTGCGCGTGCTGGCCTATGATCCGCAGTTGGCTCAAGACATTGCCAAAGAAATTGTGCGTGAAAGCCAGGACCGGATTAATTCACTGAATGCGCAGGCCCGTGATGACGCGATGAGTTATGCGATTTCGGATCTCAATCTGGCGGTGGACCGGTTGAAGCAGGCACGCGAGGATTTGACGCGGTTCCGCACCCGAACGCAGATCGTAGACCCAGCCGCCGATATCCAGGGCCGCATGGGTGTGATGAACAACTTGCAACAACAGCTGGCGGAATCGCTAATCGAATACGATCTGCTGTTGGAAACGACCAAAAGCAGTGATCCGCGCATCGTACAAGCCCTGCGTCGCACCCAAGTTATCCGCGAGCGGATCTCTTCAGAGCGCGACACCTTCTCCAGCGATGACACCGCAAATGGTGGCGTCGGCGAGGACTATCCCTCGCTGATCGCCGAGTTTGAGAGTCTGAGCGTGGACCGGGAGTTTGCCGAACAGACCTATGGTGCGGCCCTCGCTGCGCTTGATCTGGCGCGCAACAACGCCCAGCGTCAAAGCATGTATTTGGCGACCTATATTCAGCCCACGCTTGCGCAAACATCGGAATACCCGTCGCGTTGGGGATTGGTGGCGATGGCAGCGTTCTTTTTGTTGTTATCATGGGCGATAATGGCGTTGATCTTTTATTCGCTTCGCGACCGTAATTGA